Genomic window (Zingiber officinale cultivar Zhangliang chromosome 2B, Zo_v1.1, whole genome shotgun sequence):
ACTATTAATTCCCCTGTCAACAACCTTATTAGCTATTTTGATTTTAGACCTTTAACTAACTATTTTCTTATAGTCTCACAGTAAATGACGAAATACCTTTTTCCTATCATATTCTTGGGTAGTCTTAGATCTTCTGGATTGGCTGTTTTACAGTTTGATGTTTATTTTAGCATCGCCAAATTGAATAAAttcatttaattttcttttaagtcATTGCAGTTTTTATGATCCAGGTTTCCATGTGGATGACTCAGAAGTCACTCTAAATGtgtgtttgggcaaagatttcTCTGGTGGCCAATTGTTTTTTCGAGGAGTTCGATGTGACAAGCATGTGAATACTGAGACACAAACAGAGGTTTGTTATTACATGGTTGCTATTTTTGCACGTATCTGTTTGTGGAAGTGTATGTATTCCGGAGCATTTCATCATTCTATGTTGGCCTGGAACTTGAAACATGCATGAAGTCTTAGGTAGTTGGAACTCATCGAAGGGCATTTTTTTTTGTTCACATATATGTTGCTAATAAGTTATCGCAGAAACTAGTGAACAAATCATATAGAGAATTGGAGCATGTGTATTTGCTATTTTTCATGCATTTATAATTTGGTTCTTTAAAAAATTGGAATTTTGCCTGCTGAGTAATGACTACACCGACTTCAAGAATGCTGGGAAACAGAACACAATGATTGTATTAAACATTATCAGAAGTTTGTTGGCTGAAATCTTTGGTGCTTTATGATTTGATGTTTCCATCATTATAACCTCAAATGCTGCCCAAAATTCTCCTTGCGTTTATTGTAGGAAATCTTTGATTATTCTCATGTCCCTGGTCAAGCTGTACTTCATCTGGGGCGTCACCGACACGGAGCTCTTCCCACAACTTCTGGACATCGAATCAACATGCTTTTGTGGTGTAGAAGGTATATTTATGTTGTTTATTCTCGAGATGCATGGTGATCTGATGGTAAACTGTTTTTCAATAGCTCTCTATTCTTCGCTGTTTATAAATTGAGGCATTTGAAGACTTCACAAATAAAATGTACTATGGATGAACTGTTGAAACCTTTCCTGGTCATCTATTATTATCTTTGATGTTTCACTGCTGAACAAGAGATATTGGAGAGATATGGAAGCACTAATACATGGTTAAGGGAGAAGCTATTGGATCATAGTAGATTAGTGCTAGATCCTATCAGTGTACTTTCGGTAGTGGATTTCTTTACCATGTTTTGTCCTCTCGGAACGGTCTAGTGGTTAGCGTATGCCATCATGAGGTATGGGATTCGAATCTCGgcatagccgaggtaaatgtctccctcatGCGCCAGCCACTATTTGTAATAACCAccagtgatttaccttctccgtgttggctttgggatgggttggcgggggcgcttaGGACGAGCGTAGTCGCCTTTTGCCATCATGAGGTAATggacacttgtcattatattATCAACATTTGATTCAGATTGGGATGAGTGCAGCAtccataccatcttaaatgtgcaAGTGAATACGTCAAGAACCCACAACACCCATGAAAATGATACTGCGTCACTGTATATGATATCGTCATGGCACCAAATTATCGATGGGAACAAACAGATTATCAGTGCAAAACTTACTCTGTTTCCCTGTGTTCCTTCATTGTTTGTTCTTATTAATAAGAAGGCAAATTGTGCAATGCAATAACCCTTGTATGATCTATTCTACAGCTCAGTCTTCAGAGAGATGAGGAAATTCCAAAAGGATTTCTCCAGCTGGTGTGGCGAGTGCCGGCGCGAGAAGAAAGAAAGGCAGCGTCTGTCGGTGGCCACCACCAAACTGGTACTCAGTTTGAAATTATCTTAGAAATCGATAGAATTAGATTCACCATGGCTTGGACCTTTACAGTAGTAAGTAACGAGTATGTTTGTTTAATTGGCAGACATTTCTCAAGGGTTTCGGAGGAGCCAGCACGTAAAGGTGCCATAAGTATTCTATTCTACTCAGGATATGGTTGTAAAATATGTCGGGCTTGTTGTCGCCCAGATTGATCCCGAATTGTTCAAGAAAGTTAACCTTGTTTTCGAGCTGTTTGTAATCGAGAGGTTATTTTGTATATATACCAGTTTTACCCGTAGCAATTCCTTCTCACATAAATTTCTTTTTTCTGCAGAAAAGTAAGaacaagagaagagaaaggaaaatGCAGAGATTTTGTTTTGTAATTAATCCCTCCACAGATCGATTTTGGAGCTCATTAAATGTGAAGGGTTTTTCATTTTATTCTACCGTGCAACTTCTGCACCCTCAGAATAGATAGCACGTGCCGTTGGCGTGATGTGACATGATCTGATGCATGTGCGGCACGTAATCCAGCGCGCCGCCCCATGCAACCTCAGCCCGATTTTCCGGTACAAAGTCGTCGTCCTGGAGGCATATTCTTTATGCAGCTGCAGAAATTTGGAAGccagcaaaaaaaaaattgatcggttcagtttgttttaaaaaattcagtttaattgattttatttttttatttgattagtTTGATTTTGAATAGAAAGCATTAAGATGGAACTCAACTCTAAGAACTCCGTtcagtatttttgaaaaatgaaaattatgatcaaacatatatattttttttttcgaaaTTCATCGCCtgctgtttattattttttcactgATAGATCATCGAAGTGTATGTACAACAAAAACAAACAAGTTCAAGAGCTATAAAATAGAACCCACGTTGGTGCTGTTTCTCAACGTGGGGGAGTGCTTGAATCGGAAGGCTACTTCTCGATGATCAGGCTTGTTTCAGTTTGATCTCTCCGGCGACGACGAGGGAGTTGTAGATCTCAAACATGAGCCGCCGCTCGATCTCGCTCGTCCGGGTCTTCGCCGGCCGGGACTTGGGAATCCGCTTCGTCCACGTGGCCGGCTCGCTCAAGGCCGGCGCTTTGCCGGCGGCCGACAGCATCCAGTCGACGTAGGCGTCCCGGAGCCGGGTCAGGATCTTCAACGGCGACGGGATCCGGATCCGAAACCGGCTCAAGCTTATCCGGCGCCGGAGCCGCAGGAACCACCGCCCGCTGCCCGACCCGAGCCGCGACGTCGCCTTCTTGGGCTTCTTCCCCGTCGGCGGCGACGAGGGGGCGTCTATCTTTTGGTACCTCCTGCTCCTCCAGTAGGAGTTTATCCCTTTGTAGAAGCGGATCGGCACGATCTCATGCTCCATGACCGTtccccccttcttcttcttcttcttcttcttcttccctcctcTGTTCTTGCTCTCACTGTGGAAGGTGGAACGCAAGGACAAGGAGGATTCTTCTTCCCTCCTCTGTTCTTGCTCTCTCTGGGGAAGGTGGAACGCAAGGACAAGGAGGAAGGATGCGGATTGTGGGCTATTTAAAGGGGGTTTTTGACTTGTTTACCAACCTTTTGGGTCGTTCCATCGTTGTAAACGTGGATCTCTTCTGGAATCTCACAGGGAGATCCTTTCCCAACCGTTAGATTTAGTCGGAATCAAATAAAAAACTAACAAAATTCTATCCTCAAAAACTTTAATTCCCAAACGATGAGTATTCAATTTCCACTCACACCTACGATAAAATCATCACATTTCTTGAGTATATTTGAATTTTGATGGAAACGGAATATAAAATCGGACGTCCACGGTCCATCTCGAGATTAATCAATTTACAAGaactggatatatatatatatatatatatatatatatatatatatatatatatatatatatatatattttaaattaaaactgcTTTAATAAGATGCAATTTTAATTAAAGCTGATTTAAAATgatgtaattttaaattttaattaaattaattttaaaatgtagtATCGAGAATACGTTATATATCAAATTATAAGAATGataatgtttatatatatataacaaatgaGGACCGAATGAAATGAAGGATGCAAACGTATTTCTATAagctaaattttaaattaaccttATCGAACCATCCGATCCAATTGAACCAGCATGTGGTTCGGGAAACCAGGTCCAGCCCCTGCTTCTAGAACGGTTGGGTTGCATTATTGGCATATGGGCAGGCATCGCTCGCCCTCAGCGAGAAAGATTTAGCGGGCGTTGACAAAACGTCGCACGATGAGTTGTCGGAGTTGACTCGCCGTGTTTTGTTATTCCACGCACGCCACAACGACGgcagattaaattttaaaaaaaaaactgcatcacaatctaagtttaattatagtttttaattgcaattaattttttattagacTTGAACTTTGGACGCATGCAGACAAATCATAATCAAATGTCGTAAAAATGTATCACATGAATTCTAAGTGCTGGAGTAGTCAAAGAAGGCACCCTGCCATGTTTGGTCGTAACGTAACCGCGCACGTATTTTGAGAAGACATTGACTCATCAACAATTTTAATCAGACGGCGTggtaataaatattatatttcttgaaaaaaaaaataaacaaaaaaaatctctTATTTTAGTCTCACGtggaaaaaatatcaaaaaatatttatctaattttcaacttaaaatacTCTTTATACTAGTACcagttataataattttaactaaattactactatatattttaattttttaaaaattattattacaatagttatgaattaattttgatttaaaattccTATAATTGAAATAGTTtggattaaaaattattataatataaaataattgatttaaaattttagaatagttTAGATCAACAATTACAAAGAAAGTTGTTCCATTTGATCATGTTAGAACCTAACTAACTAGAAGGAAAGTTGAATAACTTTAATCGTTTCTAACTACAAGAGAAGTTGAATAACTCTAATCGTTTCGTTGAATTTGCACAGTaaaaacttgaagtaaaaataaaataagcatACACACAATACAAATAAATTGATTATTTGGTTTACCGTCTCCTGAGACGACTATATTTAAGGCTAATCTAGCATTCTAACCTCTATTATATTAATTTCCTCCATCTCAAGTCAAATGTTACAACACAATACAAAAAATAGATGAAGCAAGAAGTTACAATGGTTTTCTTGAGGAAAGATGACTTTTTCTTCTTCAAATGCTTACACCAAGAATGTAGCTTGAGCTAAAATTTTTTTCAGCAATGAGTTAGCATGAAAACTTTAGCTTGAGATAGGAGTTCTATCTTAAAACAAAATCCTTTTTCCTTTTGTATGAGTGCTTAACTCAAACTGAAGTGCAAGCGTCATTTTAGACATTGGTCGACTAATGCACACCATCAATGGTAGTCTCTAACAAGTGTTCATATCATTGAACGATTTCGGAACCCTCTGAAATCTATCTAATTTTATCGATAATTTGAACATAAGTCGATTGTTAATCCAACCAATCGATTAATAGCAATCAGTCGAATCTCGAAGTCGAATCGACTTGATCTGTTCAATTTTTGTTCGACATCAGTTGATTGATGATATGAGTTATAACAAGCAAACCCAGGAGACCATGTGGTTGTTAAAGTTAAAGTGATGTGGCGGTCAAAATTAATGGAGGAGAACATCTCCCCACCTGGCTCTGATTGGCTGCCCAACGCTAAGGTTCGTTGAATGGGCCCGGTCAGATTCTAAGCTGTGTAGACAAAAGTCGACCAGCTGTAAAGCTGGTCAAACATAAGGGTTTCAGTACTTTACGCTTGAACTAAAAGGGATGAGCGGGCCTAGTCACTCAAATAGTTGATCGAGTTTAAGGACGACTGTCCTTATAGGTATGCCAGAATGACCGACCCACCTTATATTCGACCAACCATAGACCTGGTCGAAGGAAGGGTCAAACTCCTTACCTTGTATGAGCTTCTCTATACACGCCCGGTCGACCTGATTACTTGTCAGCTCTATGACTATCCGTTCAATGATAAAGTCGAACAGGTTTATATGGCTCCCCACCCATCTCTTCTATGCATAAGGGTAAGATAGTTTTACAACAAATCTGGTCAGAATGTCAGGTGCCCTTCACCTACAAGTTATTATATTCTCGGTCGGACAAAAGGCCGGCCAGGTCTAAGGTACTTATGCTCAAAATATTGATCGAATCTCTCATAGCGCAATTTCATTTCTTTAGAAGCCCATTGTATGCTCGGCCGGAAAAAATACCGATCAGACCTAAAACGCTTATCTTTATATTGCTACCCAGGCGGATCTATAATATACACATGTTGTCAAATGTATTTCCAGAACACACAAGTTATCATATTGTTTCTCAAACACACTTCTAACATGTTCAAGGCATTATATCATTTTTTGAACGAATTTTTACATAGCCTTCAATACATAACAAAGAATCTTAAGGCAAGGACATACATAAAGACGAATGCCTTATAGGCCAGCTGGGATATACTCAGTCGATAGTATAATCAGAGAATTCCAACAACCTGTTAGAATACAACtatgtgtcagagaatattcttctaaaatcttTTTTAAGGGCCATCGTATCTCCCATTAGCAGAccatttaaaataatatattcctTAAACAACTTCAACAAGGGCATAagctataaacgacaaaagatGTATACTTATGGGTAAAGGAAGATTCTTGGGATAATTATTGCATATTATCTAAGTTGTATACTTTCCCTTACCTAATAAGCTCTAACACACTTTACCACCTCATGATTGTGGAGGTTATgtaaggtggtatataaaggggaagTCTTTTTTGTGGCGAAGGCACGTTCTCTAAATATCAGCAACTTACTCTCGTGTGCATGTTTTTACTGTTCTTCATTCATTCGGCAGGAAttgtactgacttgagcattggagggtctTCGCCAAGGACTCCCCCTAGTCTCAAGGCACTGACATTTTGTTTGCTCGTCTCCATGTGCGTCAAGAAAAAGGTCTTCTCTCAGTCAATAGTCAATCCACCGTGCTCAACGTGTCATCTCTGTAGTTtttagacaagatcaaatttgacacTGTTTGGGAACTTTCGCTT
Coding sequences:
- the LOC122046762 gene encoding uncharacterized protein LOC122046762; this translates as MEHEIVPIRFYKGINSYWRSRRYQKIDAPSSPPTGKKPKKATSRLGSGSGRWFLRLRRRISLSRFRIRIPSPLKILTRLRDAYVDWMLSAAGKAPALSEPATWTKRIPKSRPAKTRTSEIERRLMFEIYNSLVVAGEIKLKQA